One genomic region from Candidatus Thiopontia autotrophica encodes:
- the rpiA gene encoding ribose-5-phosphate isomerase RpiA, translated as MTQDEMKKAVAEAALEHVVPGEIIGVGTGSTANFFIDALATIKNQVKGAVASSEATAERLRGHGIEVLDLNSVSNMSIYVDGADESNSQLHLIKGGGGALTREKIVAAVADKFVCIADESKLVDVMGDFPLPVEVIPMAQSYVAREIIKQIGGQPVLREGFTTDNGNIIIDVRNLKIMEPTVVEQKLNNIVGVVTNGLFAMRPADVLLLGTPNGVRAINPE; from the coding sequence ATGACTCAAGATGAGATGAAAAAGGCCGTTGCCGAGGCAGCACTGGAGCATGTAGTACCAGGAGAGATTATTGGGGTGGGCACAGGCTCAACCGCCAACTTCTTCATTGATGCTCTGGCCACTATAAAAAATCAAGTTAAAGGGGCTGTAGCCAGCTCTGAGGCCACAGCAGAACGTCTGCGTGGACATGGTATCGAGGTATTGGACCTCAACTCTGTCAGCAACATGTCTATCTATGTGGATGGCGCAGACGAATCCAACAGCCAACTCCACCTAATCAAGGGGGGTGGTGGTGCACTGACCCGTGAAAAAATTGTGGCAGCAGTTGCAGACAAATTTGTCTGTATCGCCGACGAGAGCAAACTGGTAGATGTAATGGGTGATTTTCCCCTTCCAGTCGAGGTGATCCCAATGGCACAGAGCTATGTTGCCCGCGAGATCATCAAACAGATTGGTGGACAGCCTGTACTACGTGAAGGATTCACTACAGACAATGGCAACATCATCATTGATGTCCGCAACCTCAAAATCATGGAACCTACAGTGGTTGAACAGAAGCTAAACAATATTGTTGGCGTGGTCACCAATGGGCTGTTTGCAATGCGTCCAGCCGACGTGCTGTTGTTGGGAACACCTAACGGGGTGCGTGCCATCAACCCTGAATAG
- a CDS encoding AAA family ATPase, producing the protein MRPAQLLSILEREYQSADSGHHTPVMLWGPPGVGKSQMVAQIAESGNGRVVDIRLSQMEPSDLRGIPFNKDGLVEWSIPALLPDASRHGEHGILFLDEITSAPPTVSAAAYQLILDRRLGEYRVPDGWAIFAAGNRQGDRGVTYTMPAPLANRFSHYEVDVNLDDWVSWAWKSGVDERVISFLRFRPELLFDFDPAHNPVAFPSPRSWEFAHRALNKFEPNSELLRGALQGCVGNAAGIELAAFIENLHNLPDLDMILSGEGADVPKEIDLQYAVATALVGRAIKLRDSDRLESVLGNVLDYAGRFPQREMGVMLVSDLHRAVGEKLFAVPQFGEWAKAIADVMLYE; encoded by the coding sequence ATGAGACCTGCACAATTGCTCTCCATTCTGGAGCGTGAGTATCAAAGTGCCGACTCTGGCCACCATACACCTGTAATGCTATGGGGGCCGCCTGGTGTCGGCAAGTCCCAGATGGTGGCGCAGATAGCCGAGAGCGGGAATGGACGTGTAGTAGATATACGACTTTCACAGATGGAGCCAAGTGATCTGCGAGGAATCCCATTTAACAAGGATGGCCTGGTAGAGTGGTCTATTCCTGCTCTGTTGCCTGATGCCTCTCGTCATGGTGAGCACGGCATTCTGTTTCTTGATGAGATAACCTCTGCACCACCCACAGTATCAGCGGCAGCATACCAACTTATTCTCGATCGCAGGCTTGGCGAGTATAGAGTGCCAGATGGCTGGGCCATATTTGCGGCAGGCAATCGGCAGGGGGATAGGGGGGTTACCTATACCATGCCGGCACCTCTGGCGAATCGATTTTCCCATTATGAGGTGGATGTAAATCTTGATGACTGGGTTAGCTGGGCTTGGAAGAGTGGTGTTGATGAGAGGGTTATATCATTTCTCCGTTTTAGACCAGAGCTACTTTTTGATTTTGATCCTGCCCATAATCCTGTTGCTTTTCCATCTCCGCGCTCCTGGGAGTTTGCCCACCGTGCACTTAACAAGTTTGAGCCCAACAGCGAGTTGTTGAGAGGTGCGCTGCAGGGATGTGTGGGAAATGCTGCAGGCATTGAATTGGCGGCATTTATAGAAAATCTTCATAACCTTCCTGATCTCGATATGATTCTTTCAGGAGAGGGTGCTGATGTCCCCAAGGAGATTGATCTGCAGTATGCAGTTGCAACAGCCTTGGTGGGCCGTGCAATCAAGTTAAGGGATAGCGACAGGCTTGAGAGTGTGCTCGGCAATGTTCTTGATTATGCTGGCCGTTTTCCTCAGCGTGAGATGGGGGTAATGCTGGTCTCTGATCTGCATCGTGCGGTTGGGGAGAAACTGTTTGCGGTACCACAATTTGGAGAGTGGGCGAAAGCGATCGCTGATGTGATGCTCTACGAATGA
- the ilvA gene encoding threonine ammonia-lyase, biosynthetic, with protein MPKKYIEKILKARVYDVARETPLEEARGLSERLGNNVLIKREDLQPVFSFKLRGAYNKMASLSDEELRRGVVAASAGNHAQGVALSAQQMGVKATIVMPKTTPEIKVQAVRKYGAKAVLFGDAYDDAYQKALELSEDKGLTLVHPYDDPEVIAGQGTIAMEILRQHAGRIDAVFIPVGGGGLIAGMAAYLKYLYPDIRVVGVEPEDAPTLHNALKSKRRVVLDQVGIFADGVAVKQIGKETFRLARKLVDEVVLVSSDEICAAIKDIFDDTRSIAEPAGALAVAGLKKYVEQNSVEKQTLIAVDSGANINFDRLRHVAERAEIGERKEAVLAVTIPERPGSFKRFCKLLGKRQITEFNYRYADQADAHIFVGVQLGTGEDPHHLISRLVDKGYPVEDLSDNEAAKLHVRYMVGGRQSGIDNEILYRFEFPERPGALLQFLTNLGRTWNISLFHYRNHGAAFGRVLCGVQVPSEERADFQKFLDDLGYHYWEETENPVYKLFLS; from the coding sequence ATGCCAAAAAAATATATTGAAAAAATACTTAAGGCGCGTGTCTATGATGTGGCACGAGAGACACCACTGGAAGAGGCGCGTGGCCTGTCCGAGCGTTTAGGAAACAATGTGCTGATTAAGCGAGAGGATCTGCAGCCGGTATTCTCTTTCAAGTTGCGTGGTGCATATAACAAGATGGCTAGCCTTAGTGATGAGGAGTTAAGGCGTGGTGTGGTCGCAGCATCTGCTGGCAACCATGCGCAAGGGGTCGCACTCTCTGCTCAGCAGATGGGTGTTAAGGCGACGATTGTGATGCCCAAGACTACGCCCGAGATCAAGGTGCAGGCGGTGCGCAAGTATGGTGCCAAGGCAGTTCTGTTTGGTGATGCCTATGATGATGCCTACCAGAAGGCGTTGGAGCTCTCTGAGGATAAGGGGCTGACGCTGGTTCATCCATATGATGATCCTGAGGTGATTGCCGGGCAGGGAACTATTGCAATGGAGATTCTGCGTCAACATGCGGGCAGGATTGATGCAGTCTTTATCCCGGTTGGTGGCGGCGGACTGATTGCCGGTATGGCAGCTTATCTAAAATATCTCTACCCGGATATTCGTGTAGTAGGAGTTGAGCCTGAAGATGCGCCAACACTTCATAATGCACTGAAGAGCAAGCGTCGGGTGGTGCTGGATCAGGTTGGTATTTTTGCTGATGGTGTTGCGGTTAAACAGATCGGCAAGGAGACCTTCAGGCTGGCACGCAAACTGGTGGATGAGGTGGTGTTGGTCAGCTCTGATGAGATCTGTGCTGCTATCAAGGATATTTTTGACGATACCAGGTCAATTGCCGAACCTGCGGGTGCACTTGCTGTAGCTGGGCTAAAAAAATATGTAGAACAGAATAGTGTAGAGAAGCAGACACTGATTGCGGTGGATAGTGGTGCCAATATTAATTTTGATCGTTTGCGTCATGTGGCTGAGCGTGCAGAGATTGGGGAGCGCAAAGAGGCTGTTCTTGCAGTAACAATTCCAGAGCGTCCTGGCAGTTTCAAACGGTTTTGCAAGTTGCTTGGAAAACGTCAAATTACTGAATTTAATTACCGTTATGCCGACCAGGCAGATGCCCATATCTTTGTTGGGGTGCAGCTTGGCACTGGAGAAGATCCACATCATCTGATCTCACGTCTGGTTGATAAGGGGTATCCGGTTGAGGATCTATCTGACAATGAGGCAGCAAAACTGCATGTCCGTTATATGGTTGGGGGGCGTCAGTCTGGTATTGATAATGAAATTCTCTATCGTTTTGAATTTCCGGAACGCCCCGGGGCACTATTGCAGTTTTTAACCAATCTGGGCCGTACCTGGAATATCAGTCTGTTTCATTACAGAAACCATGGCGCAGCATTTGGTCGTGTTCTGTGCGGGGTTCAGGTGCCGTCTGAAGAGCGTGCAGATTTCCAGAAATTTCTTGATGATCTTGGGTATCACTACTGGGAAGAGACAGAGAATCCCGTCTATAAGCTCTTTTTGAGTTAG